The DNA region TCTCCCTCTTGAGGTAGGCCACAAGGCCCTTTCCGTCCGGGCCAGTGATGACCTCCACGAGCTCCCAGCCATCTTCACCCCATTGGTCGAGGATCTGCTTGGTGGCATGAATGATGAGCGGTATAGTCGCGTACTCCCACTTGGTCATACCCTCAGATTAGCCTGCCCCCGGTAGACTGGGAAAATGGCTGTGCGAAAGAATCCGATCATCAACACTGCCACCACGCTGGGGAAGCTCATCGGCTTCCTTGCGGTGAGTGTGCTCTGCGGCGTCCTGGTAGCGGGGCTTGTTGTGCCCGTAACCGCTCTCGGTGGTAGCACCGTCAGCAATTCGATTACGGCGTTTGACAACCTGCCAGCAGAGCTGCAGGTTGGCGCACCGCAAGGTGTCACCAATATTTACGCCTCAGATGGCACCACGGTGATCGCCCGCCTGTTCAACCAGAACCGGGTTGAGGTGGGCATCGATCAGATGTCGCCCAATATCAAGAACGCTGTCGTCGCGATTGAAGATTCGCGTTATTACGAACACGGCGGCGTCGACCCGACCGGCATCTT from Renibacterium salmoninarum ATCC 33209 includes:
- a CDS encoding DUF4177 domain-containing protein, whose protein sequence is MTKWEYATIPLIIHATKQILDQWGEDGWELVEVITGPDGKGLVAYLKREKQ